One segment of Peromyscus leucopus breed LL Stock chromosome 5, UCI_PerLeu_2.1, whole genome shotgun sequence DNA contains the following:
- the LOC114688856 gene encoding F-box/LRR-repeat protein 21 gives MKRNNFSAVNKVVQTPPVVKQPKRGLCPSLTQTHVLSVLLDWGTLPHHVILQIFQYLPLIDRARASSVCRRWNEVFHIPDLWRKFEFELNQSATSYFKSTHPDLIQQIIKRHAAHLQYVSFKVDSSTESAEAACDILSQLVNCSIQTLGLISTAKPSFMNVPKSHFVSALTVVFVNSKSLSSIKIEDTPVDDPSLKILVANNSDTLRLLKMSSCPHVSSDGILCVADHCQGLKELALNYYILSDELLLALSSETHVNLEHLRIDVVSENPGQVKFHSIKKHSWDALIKHSPGVNIVMYFFLYEEEFETFFREETPVTHLYFGRSVSRTILGRIGLHCPRLIELVVCANGLQPLDSELICIAKHCKNLTALGLSECEVSCSAFIEFVRLCGRRLTQLSIMEEVLVPDDNYTPDEVHTEVSKHLGRVWFPDVMPIW, from the exons ATGAAGAGGAATAATTTCTCTGCTGTGAATAAAGTTGTCCAGACTCCGCCAGTAGTGAAGCAGCCCAAACGTGGGCTCTGCCCTTCTCTCACCCAGACTCATGTGCTCTCTGTTCTTCTAGACTGGGGGACTTTACCTCACCATGTGATATTACAAATTTTCCAGTATCTTCCTTTAATAGACCGAGCCCGCGCATCTTCTGTGTGTAGGAGATGGAATGAAGTATTTCACATTCCTGACCTCTGGAGAAAGTTTGAGTTTGAGCTGAACCAATCAGCCACTTCCTATTTTAAGTCCACTCATCCTGATCTCATTCAGCAGATCATCAAAAGGCATGCTGCGCATCTGCAGTATGTCAGCTTTAAG GTTGACAGTAGTACTGAGTCCGCAGAAGCTGCCTGTGATATTCTTTCTCAGCTGGTAAATTGTTCTATCCAGACCTTGGGATTGATTTCAACAGCCAAGCCAAGTTTTATGAATGTGCCAAAG TCTCATTTTGTGTCAGCGCTTACAGTTGTGTTTGTCAACTCAAAATCATTATCATCCATTAAAATTGAAGACACGCCAGTGGACGACCCCTCCCTGAAGATCCTGGTGGCCAACAACAGTGACACTCTGCGGCTCCTGAAAATGAGTAGCTGTCCTCATGTTTCATCTGATG GAATCCTCTGTGTGGCTGACCACTGTCAGGGCCTCAAAGAACTGGCATTGAATTACTACATTCTGAGTGATGAACTTCTCCTTGCACTATCGAGTGAGACTCATGTAAACCTCGAACATCTCCGAATAGATGTTGTAAGTGAAAATCCTGGACAGGTCAAGTTTCACTCCATTAAAAAACACAGTTGGGACGCACTGATTAAACACTCTCCGGGAGTTAACATTGTCATGTACTTCTTTTTGTATGAAGAAGAGTTTGAGACATTCTTCAGAGAAGAGACCCCTGTCACTCACCTGTACTTCGGGCGTTCAGTAAGCAGAACCATTCTAGGCCGAATAGGTCTTCACTGCCCACGGCTCATTGAGTTAGTGGTGTGTGCAAACGGCCTTCAGCCCCTGGACTCCGAACTTATCTGCATTGCCAAGCACTGTAAAAACCTGACAGCCTTGGGCCTGAGTGAGTGTGAAGTCAGCTGCAGTGCGTTCATTGAGTTTGTAAGACTCTGCGGCAGAAGGCTCACCCAGCTGTCTATCATGGAGGAGGTTCTGGTCCCTGATGACAATTATACCCCAGACGAAGTTCACACTGAAGTTTCTAAGCACCTGGGAAGAGTATGGTTCCCAGATGTGATGCCTATCTGGTAA